GGTGCCGGGCAGGGATACGGACCCGTGCCAGGGACCGGTCCCGCGACCGCGCCCGGCTGGGCCGGCGCGGGGACGCTGCCGCCGCCGCCCGCCGCACCGCCCGGGTACGGCCCGCCCGCCGGCTCCGGCGGCCCCGGGCCGCGCGGCGAGGCGAACCCGGCGCAGGCCGCCATGATCGGCCTGCTCAACCTCTCCTGCCTGGGCCTCGGCTACGTCTTCCTGCGCAACTGGATCGGTGCCGCGCTCTGCTGGGCCGCCACCGCGGCCCTGCTCGTGATGGCGCTCCCCGCCGACGTCGACGGCGTGCCCCCGGGCCTCCTCATCGGCTACGGCGTCTTCCTGCTCGCCGTCGCCGCCGACGGGGCCCGGCGCGGACTGCGCGCGACCCTCCGCCTCGGCGCCGCCTTCCGGCGCCTGGCGCTCCCGCTCGCCGTCGTGCTGCTCGCCGTCCCCGCGGGCGGTTCGCTCGCCTACGGGGCGGCCCGTGACGAGGCGAAGCAGCAGGCGCTGCTCGACCGGCTCTCCGCGGCGGACGCCCAGGTGAAGTCGGCCGACGGCCTGGCCTTCGACAAGGCCCAGCCGATCCTCGCCAAGGCGCTCGACGAGTACGAGGACCTCGGCACGAAGCACACGGGCTCGCGGGCCGGGAAGCTCGTCCCCGAGCGCCTCGACGCGTACTACGAGACGGTCTCCTCCCCGTACGAGAACAAGACGTACTGCGAGGCGATCGCCCCGCTCAAGCACCTGCGGGGGCTCGCGGGCACCGTCGACAAGGACCTCCTCGGCGCGCGGCCCGCCAAGACCGACGAGCCGCTGGCCCACTCGCTCTACGAGTGCGGGACGGCCGCGCTCGGGGTGGCGACCGCCACCCCGACCGCCGCCGAGAGCCTCAACGAGCTTCTCGGTACCTTCCCGAAGTCGTCCCACGCCACCCGCGTCGAGCCGGCGATCCGGGCGGCGGTCAAGACCCGGACGACCGCGGTCGACAGCGGCGACGACCCCTGCGCCGCGACCGTCGAGCTGCGCACTCTCCGGACGTCCCTCACGGACATGACGGATCCCTCCCTCGACGGCGTCACGAGCGAGGCCAAGGAAGGGGTCCAGCGGGGCGACTTCGCCTGCGGCACCGACCAGTTCAAGGACAAGGACTTCGACAACGCGGCCAAGTCCATGACCGAGTACGCCAAGGATTACCCGGACAGCCCGCAGGCCGAGCACGCCCGCTCCATCGCCATCGCGGCCGAGATCGCCGACGAGGAGCCGGCGGCCGGCAAGAAGCTGCCGCCGTCGGAGGCCCCCGGCGGTTCCCGGATGATCCTGGTCGTGAGCAACGACGGCCCGGGTGAGGTCGAGCTGCTCTACACCGGCCCGATGACCGGCAAGGTCACCCTCAAGAACTGCACGACCTGCACCAAGTACCCGGGCCCGATCCTCTCCCAGGGCAAGAAGATCAAGGCCTGCACCGGGCCGTCGTCGAAGTACCCGAAGTCGACCCTGCTGCTGCCCGCCGGTGACTACCACTTCCTCCAGAAGCGGGGCGGAAGCCTGACGGCGACCGGGGACACCAAGACGAGCAAGATCAAGATCGAACCGGGCTACAGCTACACCAACTGCCTGTACGTGACATCGGGGTTCTGAGCCCCCGTCCACCGCGGCGGCCGTCACCTTCCGAGGGGGCGGCCGTCGACGTGTTCGCCCCGGTGCTGCCCCCCGGTCACCGGTTCAGCCGCGGCGGCGCAGGACCCGGAGCGAGTCGGTGACCGAGATCTCCTCGAAGTCGCCCGACTCCAGGGCGCGGAGGTAGATCCGGTACGGGGCCTGGCCGCCGTCCTCCGGGTTCGGGAACACGTCGTGGATGACGAGCAGGCCCCCGGGGGCGACCTTGGGGGCCCAGCCCTCGTAGTCGTTCGTGGCGTGCTCGTCGGTGTGCCCGCCGTCGATGAAGACCAGGCCCAGCTGCCCGCCCCACGCCTTCGCGACCAGCGGCGACCGGCCGACGACCGCGACGACGTGCTCCTCAAGCCCTGCCTTGTGCAGCGTCCGGCGGAAGGTGGGGAGCGTGTCCATGAGCCCCACCTCCGGGTCGACGACGGTCGGGTCGTGGTACTCCCAGCCCGGCTGCTGCTCCTCGCTGCCCCGGTGATGGTCCACGGTCACCGCGACCGTCCCCGCCTGCCGGGCCACGTCCGCGAGCAGGATCGTCGACCGCCCGCAGTACGTCCCGACCTCAAGGAGCGGCAGCCCGAGCTTCGCGGCCTCCGTGGCCGCCTCGTACAGAGCGAGCCCCTCCCCGACGGGCATGAAGCCCTTCGCGGCCTCGAAGGCGGCAAGGATCTCGGGCGCGGGCACGGACATGGTGTCTCCTACTGGCGAGTACGCGGGTACGGGCGCCCATCGTGCCCTACACGTGCCCTACGCGTCGCACTCGAACCACACCGTCTTCCCGTCGGCCGCCTCGTCGACCCCCCACCGGTCCGTCACCGCCTCCACGAGCGCGAGCCCCCGCCCGCTCTCCTCCAGCGGCCCGGCGAGCTTCGCGAACACGGTCCCGGGGACGGAGTCCGCGACCTCCACCCGCAGCCCGTGCGGCTCGCGGAGGATGAGAACGGAGCACCGCCGGCCGGGCACGTGCCGCACGACGTTGGCGACGAGCTCGGTGAGCGCGAGCGTGCCGGAATCGGACAGCCGGTCGAGTTCCCAACGCGTGAGGAAGATGCGCAGGATGTTGCGCATGTGACCTGCGGAGTGCTCACCCACGGTGAACCCCATGCGGTAGCTGGAGGCAAGTGCCGGAGGATAGAGGTCAGTTGCGTGATTCATGCCACCAGGGTGGAGCGGTTTCGTTACGCTCGGCTACGGACTGAACGCAACGCCTCACCGCGTGAGCTTGGGGGTGACCTCGCCGTGGTCAACATCCGCAATCTGGATCCGAGTGCCTCGCCGCTGGACTATTACGGCTCGGAACTCCGCCGCCTGAGGGAGGAGGCCGGGCTCAACCAGCAGCAGTTGGGTGACATCGTGTTCTGCACGGCGTCGCTGATCGGCCAGATAGAGACGGCGAAGAAGGTCCCCACGCGACGCTTCTCGGAGCAGCTGGATGCGGCGCTGATGACGGGCGGGGTGTTCTCACGGTTGGTGGGGTTGGTTCTGAAGAGCCAGCTGCCGACGTGGTTCCAGCCGTATGCGGAGATGGAGGCAAAGGCGGCCTGCATCTACTCGTTCCAGGCGCAGCTGGTCGACGGGTTGCTCCAGACGCCCGAGTACGCGCGGGCGGTTCTCGGTGCCCGGACCGAGGACGACCTCGACGCCAAGGTCGCTGCCCGCCTTGAGCGCCAGCGCATCCTGGACCGGGAGACCCCGCCGTTGGTCTGGGTGGTGATGAGCGAGGCGATCCTGCGCCAGGAGATCGGCGGGCCCACGGTCATGCGAAACCAACTCGCCCACTTGTTGGCCATGCAGGCGCGGGAATGGGTGAAGATCCAGATCCTGCCGTTCGAGGCCGGGGCGCATGCTGGGCTGATGGGGTCGTTCAACCTGCTGCGCTTCGATGACGACCCCGACATCGTCTACACGGAGGACTTCGTCCAGGGGCACATGACCGCCAATCCGGCAGCCATCAGGGAAGGTTCGCTCCGTTACGATCACCTGCAGGCTGCCGCGCTCTCCGTGGAGGACTCGGTCGCACTGATCGCCCGCGTAATGGAGGAACGCTATGGGGACCAAGCAGAATCTGACGGGCGCGGGCTGGCGTAAGTCCTCGTACAGCTCCGACACCGGCGGCCAGTGCATCGAGTGCGCCCCCCTCGGCACCGCCGCCTGGCGTAAGTCCTCGTACAGCGGCGACACCGGCGGCCAGTGCGTCGAAGTCGCCGACCTCACCGCCCACATCGCCGTCCGCGACTCCAAGAACCCCGAAGGCCCCGCCTTCCGCACCACCCCCGCCGCCTTCGCCGCCTTCGTGAGCGCCGCCGCCGAGGGGCGGCTTCGCTGACATGAGCGGCGGTGGGGGCTGGTGGGTCCTGGTCGAGACGCAGAGGTACGGCGACTGGGAGCTCGCCCGTACCGTACCCGTCGACGGTGGCCGGGACCGTGCCATCGCGGCGGCGGGTGAGCTGGCCCGTACGTGCACGCCGTCCGGTTCGGTCACCGAGGAGCCGGAGGCGTACGGCCGACGGGTGTTCCGGGTCGCGGAGACCGACTGGCACGTCGAGATGGGGGCCTCCTACTGGAGCGACGACAGCAAGGAGTCGCGGACGACCATGACGCACCTCCGGATCTCCGTCGCCGAGCTGGAGTACGCCCACGACACCCCGGCCGCCAAGCCCCCGCCCAAGGGCGCGCTGCGGCGGATGCTCGGCCGGGACTGAGGGGCCGTGAAGGGTCCTGAGTTCGACCTGCCTCCCCTCGCTCCGCCCGACGTCGTCGCCGAGTGGGACGAGCTGGCCGACGCGGTCTGCCGTGAACTGGTCCGGGCCGGACTGCCCGCCCACAGAGGCGACGTCGAGGGTGGCCCGCCGGGCCTGCCCGGTGCGGAGGTCCACGTGGATCGCGTGGCCGACGGCGGGGTGTACGTGGACTGGAGGGCGGGCGCGGAGTTGGCCACCACCGCCCTCGAACTTTTCGCGAAGGGGATCGACTACACGGATCCGCCGTCGGTCGTGCGTCACCACCGGGACGTCTGCACGTTCATGAGGGACGCCTTGACGGGGATTCTCGCCTCGGCCGGATTCCGGGTCGAGGAATCGGATCCGCACACACACGGATGTGCGGTGTACGTGAAGGGCCTCCAGTCGGCCTGACCGGTCAGGCCCCCGCCAGGACCGCGCGCAGCTTCCGTATGCCCGCCTTCCACTCCTCGCCGTCCGACTCCTCCCACAGCTCCAGGAGCTCCGACTCCGGGGTGAGGATCCGGTCCAGCGCCGCGACGGCCAGTGGACGCAGCTCCGCCGGGAGTTCGGGCAGGGGCTCCTTCGGGCCGTACGCGGTCGTGACCGGGTCGCCGCCCGGGCACTGTGCGGCGACCAGCGCCGCCGACGCGATGGCCTCCACCGCGAGGTCCGAGTCCAGGTAGTCGTCACCGGTCGCGGTCACCTCGCGGAAGGCCTCGCGCAGCACCTCGGCCTTCTTCTCCGCCGGGGCCTCGTCCACGCTGTACGAGAAGTCGGCGGCGGTGTCGCTGTCGAACGGTCCGATGTCCCAGGTGCCCATGGTGTGTTCACTCCGTCTGTTCGCGTGCTGTCCGTGATCTGTGGGCATCGTGACAGGGCCCACTGACAATGCCAGGGCATCGGCGTTCACGGCAGCAGGTGATCTCCTGCATAGAGTGACCACGCGTCCGGCCGGCCGTACGAGGGTTTCCGGCGGAGAGAGCGAATGAGGCTGCCATGAGTGAACCGACGAAGCCCGAGATCGACCTTCCGGAGGGTGACGCTCCCACCGAGCTGACCATCCGCGACCTGGTGGTCGGCGACGGGCTTGAGGCGAAGCCGGGCAGGGTCGTCCAGGTGCACTACGTCGGGGTCACCTTCGCGTCCGGGAAGGAATTCGACGCCTCCTGGGACCGGGGCCGGCCGTACAAGTTCGCCGTGGGCGGTGGCAAGGTCATCAAGGGCTGGGACCGGGGGGTCAGAGGGATGAAGGTCGGCGGCCGGCGAGAGATCATCGTTCCCCCGCGCCTCGGCTACGGCAACCAGTCACCCTCGCCGCTGATCCCGGCGGGCTCGACACTCGTCTTCGTGGTGGACCTGCTCTCCGTCGCGGTCTGAGACCTCTCGGCGGAGGCCGTGCGAGGATGCGCCGTCCATTGCCGATCATGAAAGGACGTGCCCATGCGCGCGTCGTTCAGAGCGTTCCTCGCCGCGCTCTTCTCGATAGGTCTGCTCCTCACCGCCGGGACGGGGCCCGCCGCGGCCGACGAGGTCACCCCGGAGACCGCGAAGCCGCTGCGCTTCATCTCGTACAACGTGTGCGGGGCGAAGTGCCCGCTCCCGGCGGAGACCAACGCGGCCAGGTCCGCCTGGGTGTCCGGGCTCGTCGAGGAGATCGACACCTGGGACAGCGACCTGGTCATGCTCCAGGAGCTCTGCTACGGACAGTGGAAGCTGATCCGTGACGCGCTGTCGCCGCGCTGGCGCGTCGGGACGGACAGCTACGACACCGTGTGGGGTGCGTCGCTGGCCACCGCGTCCGACTGCGACCAGTGGGACCCGGACGACCGTCGTTTCGGCCTGGCGATCTTCTCCAAGGGGACGGGCTCGATCGTCCCCGACTCGCGGAGTGTGACGTTCCTGCCCGAGGTGGCCACCGTGCCGTCGGAGGACCGCATCCTCCTGTGCGCCCGGGCCGGTCTGGACGGCCGCGTGGTCCGGGCCTGCAATACCCACATCGACTTCCACGACGCGACCACGAAGATTCAGGTCGCCGCCGTGGCGGATCTCGTCGAGGACGGCCGGGTGGCCGGCGAGCCCGTGGTCCTCGCGGGGGACTTCAACCAGCTTCCCGGGAACGAGGACATGAACGTCCTCTACAACCACGGGACGGGTTCGGCCGGCCGGTTCCAGGAGGTCGACGAGAACGACAAGGCGGAGTTCGGCGCCGGCTGTGCCCAGGAGGCGGACCGCTGCCGCAGCGGTGAGGAGACCGCCAGCCCGGGCTGCTCGGCCCACACGACGGAGACCAGCAAGATCGACTATCTCTTCCTGAGCTACGAGTGGTTCAAGACCGTGCAGGGAGACGCGCTGCCCTGCACGAAGGGGCTGTCCGACCACCATCTCCTCCGCGGTGCGGCGGCCTGGGAGAAGTAGCCCCGTCCCCCGTCCCCCCATCCGTGTCAGGCGTCGAGCGCGTGCCCCGTCGTCGCGTCGACGTGTCCCGGAAGGTCGTCGTGGCGGTCGCCGACCGTCGACGTCCCCGTGGGCTCGAACATGAGGATCGCGGCGCCGTCGGGGGCGTACGGCTTGTGCTCCGTACCGCGCGGGACGGTGAAGACCGAACCCCGGGGGAGCCGGACCGTGCGCTCCCCGGCCGGTTCGCGCAGGGCGAGGTGCAGTTCGCCGTCGAGGACGAGGAAGAACTCGTCGGTGTGGTCGTGGGCGTGCCAGACGTGCTCGCCCGCGACCTTGGCGACGCGGACGTCGTAGTCGTTGACGCGGGTCACGATGCGGGGGCTCCACAGGGCGTCGAAGGAGGCCAGGGCCTGGTCGAGGGCGAGGGGTGCGCGGTCGTTGTCGCTCATGAGGGGATCCTCGCCGCGGGCGCCCGGACTGCGTGAGTGCTAGGAATCGCACATGCCGCAAGGATCCTCTCAGCCGCTCTCGCCGGCCCCCCTCCACCGGGTCGTCGTGATCGTCGACGCGAACTCCAATCCGTTCGAGCTCGGGTGCGCCACCGAGATCTTCGGTCTGCGCCGGCCCGAACTCGGCCGTGAGCTGTACGACTTCCGTCTCTGCTCGCCCGAGCCGGACACCCTCATGAGGGACGGTTTCTTCACGCTCTCCGGCGTCG
The sequence above is a segment of the Streptomyces sp. NBC_01255 genome. Coding sequences within it:
- a CDS encoding cupin domain-containing protein yields the protein MSDNDRAPLALDQALASFDALWSPRIVTRVNDYDVRVAKVAGEHVWHAHDHTDEFFLVLDGELHLALREPAGERTVRLPRGSVFTVPRGTEHKPYAPDGAAILMFEPTGTSTVGDRHDDLPGHVDATTGHALDA
- a CDS encoding class I SAM-dependent methyltransferase; the protein is MSVPAPEILAAFEAAKGFMPVGEGLALYEAATEAAKLGLPLLEVGTYCGRSTILLADVARQAGTVAVTVDHHRGSEEQQPGWEYHDPTVVDPEVGLMDTLPTFRRTLHKAGLEEHVVAVVGRSPLVAKAWGGQLGLVFIDGGHTDEHATNDYEGWAPKVAPGGLLVIHDVFPNPEDGGQAPYRIYLRALESGDFEEISVTDSLRVLRRRG
- a CDS encoding endonuclease/exonuclease/phosphatase family protein, with translation MRASFRAFLAALFSIGLLLTAGTGPAAADEVTPETAKPLRFISYNVCGAKCPLPAETNAARSAWVSGLVEEIDTWDSDLVMLQELCYGQWKLIRDALSPRWRVGTDSYDTVWGASLATASDCDQWDPDDRRFGLAIFSKGTGSIVPDSRSVTFLPEVATVPSEDRILLCARAGLDGRVVRACNTHIDFHDATTKIQVAAVADLVEDGRVAGEPVVLAGDFNQLPGNEDMNVLYNHGTGSAGRFQEVDENDKAEFGAGCAQEADRCRSGEETASPGCSAHTTETSKIDYLFLSYEWFKTVQGDALPCTKGLSDHHLLRGAAAWEK
- a CDS encoding DUF4259 domain-containing protein; its protein translation is MGTWDIGPFDSDTAADFSYSVDEAPAEKKAEVLREAFREVTATGDDYLDSDLAVEAIASAALVAAQCPGGDPVTTAYGPKEPLPELPAELRPLAVAALDRILTPESELLELWEESDGEEWKAGIRKLRAVLAGA
- a CDS encoding FKBP-type peptidyl-prolyl cis-trans isomerase, whose product is MSEPTKPEIDLPEGDAPTELTIRDLVVGDGLEAKPGRVVQVHYVGVTFASGKEFDASWDRGRPYKFAVGGGKVIKGWDRGVRGMKVGGRREIIVPPRLGYGNQSPSPLIPAGSTLVFVVDLLSVAV
- a CDS encoding DUF397 domain-containing protein — translated: MGTKQNLTGAGWRKSSYSSDTGGQCIECAPLGTAAWRKSSYSGDTGGQCVEVADLTAHIAVRDSKNPEGPAFRTTPAAFAAFVSAAAEGRLR
- a CDS encoding ATP-binding protein, whose translation is MNHATDLYPPALASSYRMGFTVGEHSAGHMRNILRIFLTRWELDRLSDSGTLALTELVANVVRHVPGRRCSVLILREPHGLRVEVADSVPGTVFAKLAGPLEESGRGLALVEAVTDRWGVDEAADGKTVWFECDA
- a CDS encoding helix-turn-helix domain-containing protein, whose protein sequence is MVNIRNLDPSASPLDYYGSELRRLREEAGLNQQQLGDIVFCTASLIGQIETAKKVPTRRFSEQLDAALMTGGVFSRLVGLVLKSQLPTWFQPYAEMEAKAACIYSFQAQLVDGLLQTPEYARAVLGARTEDDLDAKVAARLERQRILDRETPPLVWVVMSEAILRQEIGGPTVMRNQLAHLLAMQAREWVKIQILPFEAGAHAGLMGSFNLLRFDDDPDIVYTEDFVQGHMTANPAAIREGSLRYDHLQAAALSVEDSVALIARVMEERYGDQAESDGRGLA